Proteins co-encoded in one Brassica rapa cultivar Chiifu-401-42 chromosome A02, CAAS_Brap_v3.01, whole genome shotgun sequence genomic window:
- the LOC103850758 gene encoding glutamate receptor 2.5, whose protein sequence is MSFSHNLVSRSLFPLRLLIFLVFLIIYGKSQKESLQVKVGVVLNTNVTLVDLSLRAINMSLSEFYKTNKDFKTRIVLHIRDSKQTVVGAAASALYLIKKKEVVAILGPGNSMQAPFIINLGNQSQVPIISFSATSPILDSLRSPYFIRAAHDDSAQVQSISAILKSFRWREAVPIYVDNEFGEGILPYLVDAFQENNVRIKYRCAISLHSSNDQIENELLKLMTMPTRVFIVHMLPDLGSRLFAIAKKIGMMEKGYVWIVTNGIADLMSLMGESTVEAMQGVLGVKTYFSRSKELAYLQYRWGKRSGGEELNHFGCWAYDAATALAMSVEKISDVNMSFNKTKKTMSRDDNETDLDDLATSLSGPKLLKALSTVSFKGVSGRFQLKQGKLEATTFEIINIEERGERTVGFWKSDGGLVKRLNASQSSSGLRPIIWPGDTIGVPKGWDHPISPKKLRIAVPKKDGFNQFVKVTKDANTNVPATSGFCVEVFDTVINQMPYDVPFDYVPFETPDGKSDGNYDEMVYRVFLGEYDGAVGDITILANRSAYVDFALPYSESGIVFVVPVKDEREKGEWVFLKPLTKELWLLTAFSFVYIGMMVWVFEYHADEDFKTHKMSDKISNVFYFSFSTLFFAHRKPSESFFTRALVVVWCFVLLILTQSYTATLTSMLTVQELRPTVRHMDDLKKSGVNVGYQSGSFTFERLKLMGYEESRLKAYDSPQEMRELFLNKSSDGGIDAAFDEVPYVKLFMAKYCSEYSIIEPTFKADGFGFAFPLGSPLVPDISRRILNITEGETMKLMENKWFYGDRHCLDSTTTDTPIQLDHHSFRALFMMVFVVSVILLLLMWGSKRYKERRVEEIELVAQDEVNEEGNVVDGDEADDNDHHVVDVDTALLRRKKLTSTSIPTRRATPLLRLKSA, encoded by the exons ATGTCTTTCTCCCATAATCTCGTGTCTCGTTCTCTTTTTCCTTTACGACTTTTAATTTTCCTCGTCTTCTTAATTATATACGGGAAATCGCAAAAGGAATCTTTACAAGTTAAAGTGGGAGTTGTTCTTAACACTAATGTAACATTAGTAGATTTGAGCTTGCGAGCTATCAACATGTCTCTGTCGGAATTCTATAAGACTAATAAAGACTTCAAGACAAGGATTGTCCTCCACATCCGAGACTCCAAACAAACTGTTGTTGGTGCTGCCGCTTCAG CTCTATActtgatcaagaagaaggaagTGGTAGCTATTCTTGGACCGGGGAACTCAATGCAAGCTCCATTTATAATCAACCTCGGAAACCAATCTCAAGTTCCCATAATTTCATTCTCAGCAACAAGCCCTATTCTTGATTCCCTACGTAGTCCATATTTCATCAGAGCGGCACACGACGATTCAGCTCAAGTTCAATCCATCAGTGCCATCTTAAAGTCATTTAGATGGAGGGAAGCTGTGCCTATCTATGTAGACAATGAGTTCGGAGAAGGTATTCTTCCTTACTTAGTCGATGCTTTTCAAGAGAATAACGTTAGAATCAAATACCGATGCGCCATATCGTTGCATTCCTCTAATGATCAAATCGAGAACGAGCTTTTGAAACTAATGACCATGCCCACTAGGGTTTTTATCGTGCACATGTTACCTGATCTAGGGTCAAGGCTTTTTGCGATAGCCAAAAAGATTGGTATGATGGAGAAAGGATATGTATGGATTGTTACAAACGGTATAGCTGATCTCATGAGTTTAATGGGGGAATCAACCGTGGAAGCCATGCAAGGTGTCTTGGGCGTCAAGACATATTTCTCAAGATCAAAAGAGCTAGCGTATCTCCAATATCGTTGGGGAAAAAGATCCGGAGGAGAAGAGCTAAACCATTTTGGGTGTTGGGCTTATGATGCTGCCACAGCACTTGCTATGTCAGTTGAGAAAATCAGTGACGTCAACATGAGTTTCAATAAGACCAAAAAAACAATGTCAAGAGATGATAATGAGACTGATCTTGATGATCTTGCTACTTCTCTCTCTGGTCCTAAGCTTCTTAAAGCGTTATCAACAGTCAGTTTCAAAGGTGTTTCCGGGAGGTTTCAGCTAAAACAAGGGAAGCTAGAGGCGACGACTTTCGAGATAATCAATATAGAAGAACGCGGTGAAAGAACGGTTGGATTTTGGAAATCAGATGGAGGATTAGTGAAGAGACTTAATGCTTCACAAAGCTCAAGTGGCCTTAGACCGATAATATGGCCAGGGGACACTATAGGTGTTCCCAAAGGTTGGGACCACCCAATTAGCCCAAAGAAGCTGAGGATAGCAGTTCCAAAGAAGGATGGTTTCAACCAGTTTGTGAAGGTAACAAAGGATGCAAACACTAATGTTCCAGCAACCAGTGGGTTTTGCGTAGAAGTTTTCGACACGGTGATAAATCAAATGCCATATGATGTCCCTTTTGATTACGTCCCCTTTGAAACTCCTGATGGAAAATCAGATGGAAACTATGACGAAATGGTTTATAGAGTGTTCCTTGGG GAGTATGATGGAGCAGTAGGTGATATTACAATCTTAGCTAACCGGTCTGCTTATGTTGATTTTGCATTGCCATACTCCGAGAGTGGTATTGTATTCGTGGTGCCGGTAAAGgatgagagagagaaaggagaatGGGTGTTCTTAAAGCCTTTAACAAAGGAGCTATGGTTGCTCActgctttttcttttgtttatattGGAATGATGGTTTGGGTTTTTGAGTATCATGCAGATGAAGATTTCAAGACACATAAGATGTCTGATAAGATATCTAATGTGTTCTACTTCTCATTTTCTACTCTCTTTTTTGCACATA GGAAGCCATCAGAGAGTTTTTTCACGAGGGCTCTTGTGGTAGTTTGGTGCTTTGTGTTGCTGATTCTAACTCAGAGCTACACAGCAACACTAACATCAATGCTAACGGTTCAGGAGCTTAGACCAACGGTGAGACACATGGATGATCTGAAGAAGAGTGGAGTGAACGTAGGATATCAATCTGGCTCGTTTACATTCGAGAGATTGAAACTAATGGGCTACGAGGAATCGAGGTTAAAGGCTTATGACTCTCCTCAAGAAATGCGTGAGCTCTTTCTCAACAAGAGCAGTGATGGTGGTATTGATGCTGCCTTCGATGAAGTCCCTTATGTCAAGCTTTTCATGGCTAAATATTGCTCGGAGTATTCCATTATAGAACCTACCTTTAAGGCTGATGGCTTTGGCTTT GCTTTCCCTTTGGGATCTCCGTTGGTGCCAGATATTTCAAGACGGATCTTGAACATAACTGAGGGAGAGACCATGAAACTCATGGAGAACAAATGGTTTTATGGAGACAGACATTGTCTGGACTCGACCACAACGGATACTCCAATCCAGCTTGATCACCACAGCTTTCGAGCTCTGTTTATGATGGTCTTTGTCGTCTCAGTGATTCTGCTGTTACTCATGTGGGGCAGTAAGAGATACAAAGAGAGACGAGTCGAGGAGATTGAACTTGTAGCTCAAGATGAAGTCAATGAAGAAGGTAATGTTGTAGATGGAGATGAAGCAGATGACAATGACCATCATGTTGTGGACGTAGATACAGCTTTGCTCCGTCGTAAGAAACTGACATCAACGTCTATACCCACAAGGAGGGCTACACCACTGTTAAGATTAAAATCAGCATAG
- the LOC117132124 gene encoding meiosis-specific protein ASY2-like, with amino-acid sequence MKQLPDLSLIVAEKIGAKRGASGSRVGPSGLEAVEATPIAAEQTRTGGSSKKSKKKAEDPKESSEPGQTGADGSSKKGGKKRKAGDLPAEDAPKKKKMKKKELAMPRSSSVCEEELQALVPEAIPEVGTSEDDENETIALRRRRRESRVTEEVSRGTLAGDLPSTEVPRGISTLGGQRDRSRNESPAHVTEGSETRVSGRPKETPADEFRFEFNRELPLACYPEDCARLLRLVKGGPDQLPSVGDLIFKDEYEHASCSSVKSHGDWNVLVGKYDTALRRAREQIRESEEAKKKAEEALRVSSREKAEAIAREKSLRKAFDETRTSDAAELQMCKEAMNNLEFVVDKQRKEKADLEAKMAAELLRHSEEMDRLRKSRKYEVTHERVRVLIAMIAKAEKRFHRISLREDKRDKYDDARCLYSQAFGTRKCLEQIKASGVEIPQETIDFFIGQEKHYEEEAERLEVKEIPAEDLCLSPLVLESRFLIEEIWRQLDPFGSNINLIDSEAAIALRTPLRPEDPVEKPAQTAVSSNQPTDQDADLAKQTSAGAVVHKDGAVPTIVLTDSPAKASKNASSSASSSEDPEKGDDDPAGMPIADATAPAPAKFGRISGPGEKDGDGGKNLPAGDE; translated from the exons ATGAAGCAATTGCCCGACCTTAGCCTTATTGTGGCTGAAAAGATAGGCGCCAAGCGAGGCGCTTCTGGGAGCAGGGTTGGCCCTTCGGGGTTGGAAGCGGTAGAGGCGACCCCAATTGCTGCTGAGCAAACGCGTACTGGTGGCTCCTCGAAGAAAAGCAAGAAAAAGGCCGAGGATCCGAAGGAATCTTCTGAGCCCGGGCAAACTGGGGCAGACGGTTCCTCTAAAAAAGGGGGGAAGAAACGGAAAGCCGGAGATTTGCCCGCCGAGGACGCTCctaagaagaaaaagatgaagaagaaagaattgGCTATGCCCCGCTCATCCTCGGTCTGCGAAGAGGAACTTCAGGCTCTAGTTCCTGAAGCTATCCCTGAGGTTGGGACCTCGGAGGATGATGAGAATGAGACTATCGCCCTCCGCCGACGGAGACGGGAGAGTCGAGTCACCGAGGAGGTATCCCGTGGAACCTTGGCCGGTGATCTACCTTCTACTGAGGTTCCGAGGGGAATATCGACTTTGGGAGGACAGCGGGACCGCTCGAGGAATGAGTCCCCTGCTCATGTCACGGAGGGATCTGAGACCCGAGTATCCGGTCGCCCTAAGGAAACCCCGGCAGATGAGTTCAGATTCGAGTTTAACCGTGAGCTTCCGCTGGCTTGCTACCCGGAAGATTGTGCTCGCCTGTTACGGTTGGTCAAAGGCGGTCCCGATCAACTCCCTTCAGTGGGAGATCTCATCTTCAAAGATGAGTATGAGCACGCCTCTTGCTCGTCTGTAAAG AGCCACGGCGACTGGAATGTTCTGGTCGGGAAGTATGACACAGCCCTTAGGCGGGCCAGAGAGCAGATCCGTGAGAGCGAAGAAGCCAAGAAGAAAGCGGAGGAGGCTCTTCGGGTGTCTTCGCGGGAAAAGGCTGAAGCCATTGCTCGGGAGAAATCTCTCAGGAAAGCGTTTGACGAGACGCGAACGTCTGATGCGGCTGAACTGCAGATGTGTAAGGAGGCGATGAACAATCTCGAGTTCGTGGTGGATAAGCAGCGGAAGGAAAAGGCTGATCTAGAGGCAAAAATGGCTGCGGAATTGCTAAGGCATTCCGAGGAGATGGACAGGCTTCGGAAATCTCGTAAATACGAGGTCACGCACGAGAGGGTTCGCGTGCTGATTGCCATGATCGCTAAAGCCGAGAAACGCTTTCACAGGATTTCCCTTCGTGAAGACAAAAGGGACAAATACGACGATGCTCGGTGTCTCTATAGTCAAGCCTTCGGGACGAGGAAATGTCTCGAGCAAATCAAGGCCTCTGGTGTTGAGATCCCGCAGGAAACCATCGACTTCTTCATCGGGCAAGAGAAGCACTACGAGGAAGAAGCAGAGCGTTTGGAGGTAAAGGagattccggcggaagatcttTGCCTTTCTCCGCTAGTGTTGGAGTCTCGATTTTTGATCGAGGAAATTTGGCGTCAGCTTGACCCGTTTGGGTCGAATATTAATCTGATCGATTCGGAGGCCGCTATTGCTCTGCGTACTCCTCTTCGTCCTGAAGATCCGGTGGAGAAGCCCGCTCAAACTGCTGTATCTTCCAACCAACCCACCGATCAAGATGCTGATCTCGCGAAGCAGACATCGGCGGGAGCGGTTGTTCACAAGGACGGGGCAGTGCCGACCATTGTGCTAACAGATTCCCCCGCTAAGGCGTCGAAGAATGCCAGCTCATCTGCTTCCTCGTCGGAAGACCCGGAGAAGGGTGACGATGATCCCGCGGGGATGCCTATTGCGGACGCGACTGCTCCAGCCCCAGCCAAATTTGGTCGCATCTCGGGTCCCGGAGAAAAAGACGGTGATGGTGGCAAGAACCTTCCCGCTGGTGACGAATAG